The following DNA comes from bacterium.
GACGAATCCTCCGCTCGTCGCGTAATAATCGTCGTAGCCGTCGGTCTGACGAACCCGCATTTCACCGATTTTAATTGACGTAATGAACGCGGCATGATTTTTCAAAATTTCAAATCCACCATTGGTTCCAGGTGCGGCAAAATCAATAACGTCGCCACTGAAAATCACGCGCTGAGGTGTAATAATTTCAAGATGAAAAGTTTTTTCCATATGGGCTTATCCTTACGCGCGCATTTGTTTCGCACGTTCGACCACTTCGTCGATCGTTCCGACCATGTAGAACGCCTGCTCCGGCAATTCATCCATTTCGCCGTTGACAATAGATTTGAAGCCGGCAACCGTATCTTCTTTCTTGACGTAACGGCCGGGCGTTCCGGTAAATTGTTCCGCTACGAAGAACGGCTGTGACAGGAATCGCTGGATCTTACGCGCACGCGCAACGGTGACTTTGTCTTCGTCGGACAATTCGTCCATACCGAGAATAGCGATAATATCCTGCAAGTCTTTATATTTTTGTAAAATTTCCTGAACGCGTTTTGCCACGTCGTAATGTTCCTGTCCGACGATTTGCGGATCCAAAATACGCGAAGTTGAATCGAGCGGATCCACCGCGGGATAAATACCCATTTCAGCA
Coding sequences within:
- a CDS encoding F0F1 ATP synthase subunit epsilon, coding for MEKTFHLEIITPQRVIFSGDVIDFAAPGTNGGFEILKNHAAFITSIKIGEMRVRQTDGYDDYYATSGGFVEVHDNKVIVLAETCEKASEIDVNRAKLAHERELKRLEERSNLEPNGAMQAIARARNRMRIAERRLKR